Proteins from a single region of Murdochiella vaginalis:
- the recN gene encoding DNA repair protein RecN: MLTELRIRHFALLDTVKVSFPSGESVVTGETGSGKSLFVDALDFLRGARADKRVLHGDETAVVEGCFTWSEEESATEAALREHFEELGIPLEDRLLIARREISPKGSRQRLNDVTVTLQSYRLVMEILLDIHAQNAQSLLKSPRTYLPLLDSFIGAQAEKEKSDLRDVLLKQRHVQEQLDRLALSPDEVLRERDLLRYQIQEIDSADLPNLDEEELEREYKALVSATERLQLANRLYGGISGDRGLRDALLSCAQTFDQLSHKDEGTSFLRDRMWQMEADMEALQEDLENYRNTIVIDPQRIEEVDQIFQLLQMLRRKYGQQNEAILAFRDQAAHRLELLNHIEQERKTLQEKQAALTRQLQEKADALHVLRVNAAEKLEKRVKEELLEMAIRQIAFTIPITKTQTIGANGQDVVDFQISTNPGEPMLSLSDVASGGEMSRFMLALKIIASEITAMPTLVFDEIDTGISGRTAQVVAEKLSRLTDRHQVIVITHLPQIAALADAHYAMTKETRKNETMSFLSELDSAGRIAEQARLLGGVQITEVTRKGAKEMIEQARQWKRERKGWS, encoded by the coding sequence ATGCTTACCGAGCTGCGGATTCGACACTTTGCTTTGCTGGATACGGTGAAGGTTTCCTTTCCTTCCGGTGAATCCGTAGTAACCGGAGAGACGGGGTCCGGAAAGAGCCTTTTTGTGGATGCTCTGGATTTTTTGCGCGGCGCACGAGCAGATAAACGCGTATTGCATGGTGACGAAACGGCTGTGGTCGAGGGGTGTTTTACTTGGTCAGAAGAGGAGAGCGCTACAGAGGCCGCCCTGCGCGAGCATTTTGAAGAGCTGGGTATTCCGTTGGAGGATCGCCTGCTCATCGCACGGCGCGAAATTTCTCCTAAAGGGTCGCGACAACGTCTGAATGACGTGACCGTTACGTTACAGTCCTATCGACTCGTCATGGAAATACTTTTGGATATTCATGCGCAAAACGCACAGAGTCTTCTAAAGAGTCCGCGCACGTATCTGCCTCTTTTAGATAGCTTTATCGGCGCACAGGCCGAAAAGGAAAAGAGCGATTTGCGGGATGTGCTTTTAAAGCAACGACATGTGCAGGAGCAATTGGATCGTCTCGCGCTTTCTCCCGATGAAGTGCTGCGAGAAAGGGATCTGCTTCGTTATCAAATTCAGGAGATCGATTCCGCCGATTTACCGAACCTGGATGAAGAGGAATTGGAGAGGGAATATAAAGCGCTGGTCTCGGCGACAGAACGCTTACAATTGGCCAATCGTCTCTACGGTGGCATCAGCGGTGATCGGGGCCTGCGCGATGCGTTGTTGAGCTGTGCGCAAACCTTCGATCAGCTTTCCCATAAGGATGAGGGGACTTCCTTCCTTCGTGATCGTATGTGGCAGATGGAAGCGGATATGGAAGCGCTGCAGGAGGATCTGGAAAACTACCGCAATACGATTGTGATTGACCCGCAGCGTATAGAAGAAGTGGATCAAATTTTCCAATTGTTGCAGATGCTTCGACGAAAATATGGACAACAAAATGAAGCAATTCTCGCTTTCCGCGATCAGGCGGCTCATCGGCTGGAATTGCTCAATCATATTGAACAGGAGCGAAAAACGCTTCAGGAAAAACAGGCGGCCCTTACACGGCAGCTGCAGGAAAAAGCGGATGCACTGCATGTGCTTCGCGTAAACGCTGCCGAAAAGCTGGAAAAGCGGGTAAAGGAAGAATTGCTCGAAATGGCCATTCGCCAGATTGCTTTTACGATTCCTATCACCAAAACGCAAACGATCGGAGCGAATGGACAAGACGTGGTAGATTTTCAAATCTCTACCAATCCGGGGGAGCCGATGCTTTCGCTTTCCGATGTGGCCAGTGGCGGTGAAATGTCGCGTTTCATGCTGGCTTTAAAAATCATCGCATCCGAAATCACCGCCATGCCGACGCTGGTTTTTGATGAAATTGATACGGGTATCAGCGGACGAACGGCACAGGTTGTTGCGGAAAAATTGTCACGCTTAACGGATCGACATCAGGTGATCGTCATCACGCATCTTCCGCAGATTGCAGCTTTGGCGGATGCGCATTATGCGATGACGAAGGAGACCCGCAAGAATGAGACCATGTCTTTTTTAAGCGAATTAGATTCTGCTGGGCGAATTGCCGAGCAAGCACGTCTTCTCGGCGGGGTACAGATTACCGAGGTGACCCGAAAGGGCGCAAAGGAAATGATTGAACAGGCACGCCAGTGGAAGCGTGAACGAAAGGGCTGGTCATGA
- the xseB gene encoding exodeoxyribonuclease VII small subunit — protein sequence MSFNGTFEEGLQRLDELTKELNRDDLTLEESTVLYKEARELGEALHRLLDQAELVVRDVDEKSIPVLLDQKDTNHAEE from the coding sequence ATGTCCTTTAACGGCACATTTGAAGAAGGCTTGCAGCGTCTTGATGAATTGACAAAAGAGCTGAATCGTGATGATTTGACGCTGGAGGAATCCACCGTTCTCTATAAGGAAGCACGAGAGCTGGGCGAAGCCTTGCACCGTCTTTTAGATCAGGCGGAGCTTGTGGTACGGGATGTGGATGAAAAGAGTATTCCGGTGCTTTTGGATCAGAAAGACACGAACCATGCAGAAGAATGA
- the scpB gene encoding SMC-Scp complex subunit ScpB: protein MSTDREYKSIIEGLLYVWGDPLTFSDMAKLLSISVKDVRRLAQELQAEMEHERRGLVLRFLDDAAQLTTRKEHAVYFEQLFGEAKNKRLTNSARETLAIIAYKQPVTRVEIDAIRGVRSESALDTLLDRGLIEEAGRLDQIGRPILYRTTKAFLRAFTLSSLEELPSRDEVEAMWETSDAD from the coding sequence ATGAGTACGGATCGTGAATATAAATCCATCATCGAGGGGCTTCTTTATGTCTGGGGGGATCCGCTTACCTTTAGCGACATGGCGAAATTGCTTTCCATTTCCGTAAAAGACGTCCGTCGTCTGGCGCAGGAATTGCAGGCAGAAATGGAACATGAGCGGCGTGGCCTTGTTTTGCGTTTTCTGGATGACGCCGCACAGCTTACAACACGAAAGGAACATGCCGTCTATTTTGAGCAGCTCTTTGGAGAGGCAAAAAACAAACGTTTGACCAATTCCGCTCGCGAAACATTGGCGATTATTGCTTATAAACAACCGGTGACACGCGTTGAAATTGATGCGATTCGCGGTGTGCGCAGCGAGAGTGCATTGGATACGCTACTGGATCGCGGCTTAATTGAAGAGGCTGGACGTCTGGATCAAATCGGCCGCCCCATTCTCTATCGCACAACCAAAGCCTTTTTGCGCGCCTTTACGCTATCTTCCTTGGAAGAGCTTCCTTCCCGCGACGAGGTGGAAGCGATGTGGGAGACGTCGGATGCGGATTAA
- a CDS encoding arginine repressor encodes MKKYNRQRLILDLIEQQEVQTQEGLAELLRGHGVHATQATISRDIKELRISKVQTVKGDYKYTVLDSVHDSLNERLHKILRSAILSVYHNGNMVIIETVIYCAPVVSMTITNAKLDHVAGIVAGVDTLFIAPTDIAELDQLVKDIEEFIQ; translated from the coding sequence ATGAAAAAATACAATCGACAGCGCCTGATCCTCGATCTGATCGAACAACAGGAAGTACAGACCCAGGAAGGCTTGGCGGAGCTTTTGCGTGGGCATGGCGTTCATGCCACGCAGGCTACCATTTCCCGCGATATCAAAGAGCTTCGCATTTCCAAGGTGCAAACCGTAAAAGGAGATTACAAGTATACGGTTCTGGATTCCGTGCATGATTCGCTCAATGAGCGTCTGCATAAAATTCTTCGCTCGGCGATACTCAGTGTTTACCATAATGGCAACATGGTGATTATCGAGACGGTAATCTATTGTGCACCGGTCGTTTCCATGACGATTACAAATGCCAAACTGGATCATGTTGCTGGTATTGTTGCAGGCGTCGACACACTCTTTATTGCGCCGACGGATATTGCTGAGTTGGATCAGCTGGTAAAAGATATCGAGGAGTTCATTCAATAA
- the xseA gene encoding exodeoxyribonuclease VII large subunit yields MKPLRISELLRYLDRVIRDDPILRRVQVEGEIANISRNRYVYFDLKDEQALVHCVDFDGVLPETIQNGAHVILLASTMVYPQQGKLELRAISLEEKGRGQALLALEERKRKLEKEGLFRPERKRPLPRYPRLIGLITSAGGAVLHDFSNEVNRRYPLAHIVLSAASVQGNNAAEEIRGALRALLQGSEQSVPDLIVIARGGGSAEDLSAFQDEKLVRDLAACPVPVISAIGHQVDTTLCDLVADSRASTPTEAAILATPDGRVLHQFIDERLRQLSLHLQRTMTRRALALENLQRRVEARRPGRQIEEQKRKLQEKCYRLQATFQQRLQRLRRTIDSRIKESAMIREKRLAQTSWQVRDLSNHPVLAGELRVGSTYSLESGLYRYRVSVEKKEKKDVL; encoded by the coding sequence ATGAAGCCGCTTCGCATCTCCGAATTGCTTCGCTATTTGGATCGCGTTATACGGGATGATCCCATTCTGCGGCGCGTACAAGTGGAAGGCGAAATCGCAAATATATCACGCAATCGCTATGTCTATTTTGACCTGAAGGACGAGCAGGCACTCGTACATTGTGTGGATTTTGATGGCGTTCTGCCGGAAACCATCCAGAACGGGGCGCATGTGATCCTTCTCGCTTCCACGATGGTCTATCCGCAACAGGGAAAATTGGAGCTACGGGCCATTTCGTTGGAAGAAAAAGGGCGTGGACAGGCACTTTTGGCTTTGGAAGAGCGCAAGCGCAAGCTGGAAAAGGAAGGGCTCTTTCGTCCGGAACGAAAGCGTCCTCTTCCTCGCTATCCTCGGTTGATCGGACTGATCACCTCCGCAGGAGGGGCAGTATTGCATGACTTTTCCAACGAGGTGAACCGCCGTTATCCTTTGGCACATATTGTTCTCTCCGCTGCATCCGTGCAAGGAAATAACGCTGCCGAGGAGATTCGGGGCGCTCTTCGAGCATTGCTGCAGGGTTCGGAACAATCGGTCCCGGATCTGATCGTCATTGCGCGAGGGGGAGGCTCGGCCGAAGATCTCAGTGCTTTTCAAGACGAGAAGCTGGTGCGCGATCTGGCGGCTTGTCCAGTTCCGGTGATATCGGCCATCGGACACCAGGTGGATACCACTTTATGCGATCTCGTGGCCGACAGTCGTGCCTCGACACCTACGGAAGCCGCGATATTAGCTACACCGGATGGACGTGTGTTGCATCAGTTCATCGATGAGCGCCTACGTCAGCTGTCATTACATCTGCAGCGTACGATGACAAGGCGTGCACTGGCCCTGGAGAATTTGCAGCGGCGTGTGGAAGCCAGACGTCCCGGTCGACAAATCGAAGAGCAAAAACGAAAGCTGCAGGAAAAATGCTATCGCCTGCAAGCCACGTTTCAGCAAAGGCTGCAGCGCTTACGCCGCACGATTGATAGCCGGATCAAAGAAAGTGCGATGATACGGGAAAAACGGTTGGCACAGACGTCCTGGCAGGTGCGCGATCTTTCCAACCATCCGGTTTTAGCCGGCGAATTGCGAGTAGGCTCCACGTATTCTTTGGAGTCCGGCTTGTATCGGTATCGTGTCTCGGTAGAGAAAAAGGAGAAGAAGGATGTCCTTTAA
- a CDS encoding YifB family Mg chelatase-like AAA ATPase, producing the protein MFARTSSCHFEGLATEVVSVEAEILRGFSQFTIVGLAGTSIQEAKERIRSAIYAMDVRLPLGRIVINLYPGDVRKAGTQWDLPMAVTLLSAMGRIPASVIASAAFIGELSLDGQLRSVPGALAMVLALKNSGKTKIYLPAENAKACRSIEGVTLYPVQTLRQVEAVLQKKINLLPLCGKKNVACEDDTEPIAMDFADLLGQEPLKRLLEIAIAGRHSLLLVGSPGVGKTMAMSRIPGILPRLRHEEEMEVLRMQSMSGSSCAQHPLPPFRAPHHTITRAAFLGGGNPPVPGEISLAHKGVLFLDEMPLFSQELINGLRTPMEEQRILLFRSRRRLEAPADFQLLATANPCPCGYNGDPDHTCTCSVPDIRRYRSRLPGPILDRFDMIYRLTTPSAEAEKERASANDPSDSKSSMLDSRTMLQRIGHAREQQAIRYKDEPFTVNARFGNQRDISLLRPTEKSLSLLNALCRKEHLSFRVRRRLLLVARTVADMDGQEDVGESAVVEAFQYRRATEGWGDGTLSV; encoded by the coding sequence ATGTTCGCACGTACATCGTCTTGTCATTTTGAAGGGCTTGCCACGGAAGTGGTAAGCGTAGAAGCGGAAATCTTAAGAGGCTTTTCGCAATTTACGATTGTCGGTCTGGCCGGAACGTCGATACAGGAGGCCAAGGAGCGCATCCGCTCCGCCATTTATGCGATGGACGTGCGCCTCCCGCTCGGCCGCATTGTCATCAATTTATATCCTGGGGATGTGCGTAAGGCGGGGACGCAATGGGATTTACCCATGGCCGTTACACTTCTTTCCGCCATGGGGCGTATTCCCGCTTCGGTCATCGCCTCGGCGGCTTTTATTGGAGAACTTTCGCTGGATGGCCAGCTGCGCAGCGTTCCGGGAGCGCTCGCCATGGTTTTAGCGTTAAAAAACAGTGGTAAAACGAAGATTTACTTGCCGGCAGAAAATGCCAAGGCATGTCGCTCGATAGAGGGAGTAACTCTTTATCCCGTACAAACCCTTCGCCAAGTGGAAGCGGTCCTGCAAAAGAAAATCAACCTGTTGCCCCTTTGTGGTAAAAAAAATGTTGCATGCGAAGACGATACCGAACCCATCGCCATGGATTTTGCAGACTTGCTTGGACAAGAACCGCTTAAAAGACTTTTGGAAATTGCTATCGCCGGCCGTCATTCTTTGCTGCTCGTAGGATCTCCCGGCGTGGGGAAAACTATGGCGATGTCTCGAATTCCCGGTATTTTACCTCGTTTGCGCCATGAAGAGGAAATGGAAGTTCTTCGCATGCAATCCATGAGTGGATCCTCTTGCGCCCAGCACCCTCTTCCGCCTTTTCGTGCGCCGCATCATACCATCACGCGCGCAGCCTTCTTGGGTGGAGGCAATCCGCCTGTTCCCGGTGAAATTTCGCTTGCCCATAAAGGCGTTCTCTTTTTGGATGAAATGCCCCTTTTTTCACAGGAATTGATTAACGGTCTGCGTACGCCGATGGAAGAGCAGCGCATTTTACTGTTTCGCTCCCGTCGCCGTCTCGAAGCGCCGGCGGATTTTCAATTATTGGCTACGGCAAATCCCTGCCCTTGCGGCTATAACGGCGATCCGGATCATACGTGCACCTGTTCTGTTCCGGACATTCGTCGCTATCGTTCTCGCCTTCCCGGTCCAATTCTGGATCGCTTTGACATGATCTATCGACTTACGACACCCTCTGCGGAGGCGGAAAAGGAAAGGGCTTCGGCGAATGATCCATCCGATAGCAAATCTTCTATGCTCGACAGCCGGACGATGCTTCAGCGAATCGGCCACGCGAGAGAACAACAGGCGATTCGCTATAAAGACGAACCCTTTACCGTCAACGCTCGCTTTGGAAATCAACGCGATATCTCTTTGCTGCGACCGACGGAAAAATCCTTGTCCTTATTGAATGCGCTATGCCGGAAAGAACATCTTTCTTTTCGTGTGCGTCGTCGTCTTCTTCTGGTTGCCCGAACTGTTGCGGACATGGATGGGCAAGAGGACGTGGGGGAAAGCGCGGTCGTAGAAGCTTTCCAGTATCGACGGGCTACAGAAGGATGGGGAGACGGAACGCTTTCTGTATGA
- a CDS encoding polyprenyl synthetase family protein: MQKNEWISSVFLPRLQEHLHSLGGLKSVFYATDGGKRIRPQMVYLGAFAMQGDTFSPAVSSALADCACAVELVHAHSLVHDDLPCMDNDTYRRGKLSVHAAFGEAEALLCGDALLNGAYEVLFSAMDTAEESLQKRLGKAGTLLSRMTGLRGMIGGQVLDMQPRFANAQALCEMVEKKTGALFSASCGMGAILSGANAEEADAAIQFGRLYGLAFQLKDDEGDLEQDIREQKQTYYTALGDEVASRRNELYSSAVSLTKFFPYGEVLTDAFSDLLDK; the protein is encoded by the coding sequence ATGCAGAAGAATGAATGGATTTCGTCCGTTTTTCTGCCTCGCTTACAGGAACATCTTCATTCCCTAGGCGGCCTTAAAAGTGTATTCTATGCTACCGACGGCGGAAAGCGCATACGCCCGCAAATGGTGTATTTAGGGGCTTTTGCGATGCAAGGGGATACCTTTTCTCCGGCTGTTTCGTCAGCCCTAGCGGATTGTGCTTGTGCCGTCGAGCTGGTTCATGCCCATTCGCTGGTGCATGATGATCTGCCCTGTATGGATAACGATACGTATCGTCGCGGAAAGCTGAGCGTTCACGCGGCTTTCGGTGAAGCGGAAGCCTTGCTTTGTGGAGATGCACTCTTAAACGGCGCGTATGAGGTGCTGTTTTCCGCCATGGATACTGCGGAGGAATCTCTCCAAAAACGCTTGGGGAAAGCCGGCACTTTGCTCAGTCGGATGACCGGGTTACGTGGGATGATCGGCGGACAGGTTTTGGATATGCAACCGCGCTTTGCGAATGCGCAGGCGCTTTGCGAGATGGTAGAGAAAAAAACCGGCGCGCTGTTTTCTGCCTCCTGCGGGATGGGCGCCATTCTTTCCGGTGCGAATGCCGAAGAGGCGGATGCGGCCATTCAATTTGGTCGCCTGTACGGCTTGGCCTTTCAGCTAAAGGATGATGAGGGTGACCTGGAACAGGACATCCGCGAACAGAAGCAAACGTATTACACCGCTCTGGGTGATGAGGTGGCTTCACGAAGAAACGAGCTGTATTCTTCGGCTGTTTCCTTAACAAAGTTTTTTCCTTACGGTGAAGTGTTAACGGATGCATTTTCTGATTTGCTTGATAAATAA
- a CDS encoding pseudouridine synthase, translated as MRINRYLARCGVASRRKAETLVRDGRVTKNGEIVRELSTTVEEADRICVDGEMVSLLSERLLLAYHKPRGLVCSHHDPFGAPLIYEQLPQNKGLFSIGRLDRDTEGLLLITNDGNLGHRVAHPSTETEKEYITVLDRPFTITDAETLTRGIQVDGTLMRMDAVQYYVANANDALWERVLPAWPPSVAPSCVVRVVLHEGHKREIRRLFRALHYRVRRLIRVRIGRIILGDLLPGAYRPLDGKEEI; from the coding sequence ATGCGGATTAATCGGTATTTGGCTCGATGTGGCGTCGCATCCCGTCGCAAAGCCGAGACCTTGGTCCGCGACGGGCGTGTAACGAAAAACGGTGAAATCGTACGGGAACTGTCGACGACTGTTGAGGAAGCGGATCGAATATGTGTGGATGGGGAAATGGTCTCTCTGTTATCCGAGCGTCTTCTGTTGGCATATCACAAACCGCGGGGGCTTGTTTGCAGTCATCATGATCCTTTTGGCGCTCCGCTTATCTATGAGCAGCTTCCCCAAAATAAGGGCTTGTTCAGCATCGGACGCTTGGATCGGGATACGGAAGGCCTGCTGTTGATCACCAATGACGGTAATCTTGGACATCGCGTAGCACATCCGTCCACAGAGACCGAGAAGGAATATATTACGGTGTTGGATCGACCCTTTACAATTACGGACGCGGAAACGCTCACACGGGGTATTCAAGTGGACGGGACGCTCATGCGAATGGATGCTGTGCAATACTACGTCGCGAATGCGAATGACGCTTTGTGGGAACGAGTCTTACCGGCATGGCCTCCTTCTGTCGCACCGTCTTGTGTGGTGCGAGTGGTTCTTCATGAAGGACATAAGCGTGAAATTCGTCGTCTCTTTCGTGCCTTGCACTATCGAGTTCGTCGTTTGATTCGTGTACGCATCGGCCGGATCATTTTGGGGGATCTTCTTCCCGGTGCGTATCGTCCACTGGACGGAAAGGAAGAAATATGA
- the nusB gene encoding transcription antitermination factor NusB, with translation MRRQEQREWLVRLVYAQDMNSDDAFDAKRLLREQALPEDNAYLQDSLNLLHLHQEQVDHIIEAYLHDWTTERLHAVDRAILRVAVNEILFTDFAPIVVTIHECVGIAKRYSDAEAYKFINGVLSSLLKDMRQGLLSKRFGIEIHPQKIAEASSSSDTEQ, from the coding sequence ATGAGACGGCAAGAACAACGAGAGTGGCTTGTGCGCCTGGTTTATGCGCAGGACATGAATAGCGACGATGCATTTGATGCAAAGCGTCTTTTACGGGAACAGGCGTTACCGGAAGACAATGCCTATTTGCAGGATTCCCTCAACCTTCTTCACTTGCATCAGGAGCAGGTGGATCATATCATTGAGGCCTACCTTCATGACTGGACGACGGAACGTTTACATGCCGTGGATCGCGCTATTTTGCGCGTTGCGGTGAACGAAATACTTTTTACCGACTTTGCTCCGATCGTGGTTACGATTCATGAATGTGTGGGCATTGCCAAGCGCTATTCCGATGCCGAGGCGTATAAGTTTATAAACGGCGTGCTTTCCTCGTTACTCAAGGATATGCGTCAGGGGCTTCTTTCGAAACGTTTTGGCATCGAGATCCATCCGCAGAAGATTGCCGAAGCATCTTCCTCATCGGACACCGAGCAATGA
- a CDS encoding ScpA family protein — protein MIQIDVQPFSGPMDLLLELLQQAKIDIYDIEISLITERFLEVMQSSAIPPEELSDFIRMASILVQMKVRMLLHDKEEEEEDGISREEMIRRLLEYRTFKELSLRLATLEEEGMGIFVKLGEDPQRYQAKPQEVLEGTGEDLLQALRALREQQNARRYTFSPQEVMVREEYSEDVVARRIHQKMEKGERFTFFDLFDENDVKKGNVIVTFLLMLELTRRHALRIEQDPQSKVIAIRMQNRETFDQVLSGVDADSSQEEESSAAETEEE, from the coding sequence ATGATTCAAATCGACGTGCAGCCTTTTTCCGGCCCCATGGATCTTCTTTTGGAGTTATTGCAGCAGGCGAAGATCGATATCTATGATATTGAAATTTCGCTTATCACCGAGCGCTTTCTGGAGGTGATGCAGAGCAGTGCCATTCCTCCCGAGGAACTGAGTGACTTTATCCGCATGGCCTCCATCTTGGTGCAAATGAAGGTGCGCATGCTCCTTCACGATAAGGAAGAGGAGGAAGAAGACGGCATTTCGCGCGAAGAAATGATTCGGCGATTGCTCGAATATCGTACCTTTAAGGAACTTTCCCTTCGTCTGGCCACGCTGGAAGAAGAAGGGATGGGAATTTTTGTAAAATTGGGTGAAGATCCGCAGCGCTATCAGGCGAAACCTCAGGAAGTGCTAGAAGGAACCGGCGAGGATCTGCTGCAGGCGCTTCGAGCTCTGCGCGAACAGCAAAATGCCCGTCGATATACCTTCTCACCGCAAGAGGTGATGGTGCGCGAGGAGTATAGCGAAGATGTCGTAGCAAGGCGAATTCACCAAAAAATGGAAAAGGGCGAACGTTTCACCTTTTTTGATCTTTTCGACGAAAACGATGTAAAAAAAGGCAATGTGATCGTTACCTTTTTGCTGATGCTGGAATTGACCCGTCGCCATGCTCTGCGGATTGAACAGGATCCTCAAAGCAAGGTGATTGCCATTCGCATGCAAAATCGAGAGACCTTTGATCAGGTTCTTAGCGGCGTGGATGCTGATTCTTCCCAAGAAGAAGAGAGCAGTGCAGCGGAAACGGAGGAAGAATGA
- a CDS encoding site-2 protease family protein, with the protein MFGENFSLIQTITSLLAITYTIVSHECAHGLVAYWNGDATAKEAGRLTLNPIPHIDPIGLASLLIFRFGWAKPVPINPNRFRHERLGMLTTSLAGVTVNFLSAVMAAILLPRIQNADLQLLFVQIMMYGVFFCVFNLMPIPPLDGSKVILTFLPKQWQYQIYRLERYSQWLLPILVFSGLFSRIAQPITEALINGMLDLSYSLL; encoded by the coding sequence ATGTTTGGGGAAAACTTCTCATTGATACAAACCATCACATCGTTGCTTGCTATTACCTATACCATTGTTTCTCACGAATGTGCACATGGACTTGTCGCGTATTGGAACGGCGATGCGACGGCGAAGGAAGCCGGACGATTGACACTCAACCCGATTCCACATATCGATCCGATCGGATTAGCATCCCTGTTAATTTTCCGTTTCGGATGGGCCAAGCCGGTTCCCATCAATCCCAATCGATTCCGTCATGAGCGCTTGGGGATGCTTACGACCTCTCTGGCCGGTGTGACGGTGAATTTTTTGAGTGCTGTGATGGCGGCGATTTTGCTTCCGCGCATTCAAAATGCAGACCTGCAGCTTCTGTTCGTGCAGATCATGATGTATGGTGTGTTTTTTTGCGTATTCAATCTGATGCCGATTCCGCCTTTGGACGGATCCAAAGTGATTCTAACGTTTTTGCCGAAACAGTGGCAGTATCAAATCTATCGACTGGAGCGCTATTCGCAGTGGCTCTTGCCAATTCTCGTCTTTAGCGGCCTGTTCAGTCGTATTGCACAGCCGATTACGGAGGCCCTCATAAACGGAATGCTCGATCTATCGTATTCGTTGTTATAA
- the efp gene encoding elongation factor P, with protein sequence MLSANDLRKGTTFVYDNDVYEIIDFQHVKPGKGAAFVRAKIRSVMSGGSKDVTFNPNDKFEEARIETKEMQYLYSDGALYYFMDPESYEQFALEGDVASDAMKFIRESDTAIMRFYQGKAFNVQPQNFVELEVTQTEPGVRGDTASNTTKPATVETGATINVPLFVNIGDKIKIDTRTGDYLSRV encoded by the coding sequence ATGCTTTCTGCCAACGATTTACGAAAAGGAACGACATTTGTTTACGACAATGATGTGTACGAAATTATTGATTTCCAACACGTCAAACCTGGTAAAGGAGCCGCTTTCGTACGTGCTAAAATTCGCTCGGTCATGAGCGGTGGATCGAAGGATGTTACCTTCAATCCCAATGATAAATTTGAAGAAGCACGCATTGAAACAAAGGAAATGCAGTATCTCTATTCCGATGGCGCCCTGTATTATTTTATGGATCCGGAATCCTATGAGCAGTTCGCTTTAGAAGGCGATGTGGCTTCGGATGCGATGAAGTTTATCCGTGAAAGCGACACAGCCATCATGCGATTCTATCAGGGAAAGGCTTTTAATGTTCAGCCACAGAACTTTGTGGAATTGGAAGTCACCCAGACCGAACCGGGCGTTCGCGGAGATACCGCCTCCAATACCACAAAACCGGCGACTGTCGAAACAGGAGCGACCATCAATGTTCCGCTCTTTGTCAACATCGGCGATAAGATCAAGATTGACACCCGCACGGGCGATTATCTTTCCCGCGTATAA
- a CDS encoding NUDIX hydrolase, translating to MSEERNNIERTIKTEEIYDGRIVHLRVETVELPNMVYAKREIVSHQRGVGMIVLKDENTMLMVRQYRIAVRESLLEIPAGLVEPGESPRDAAQRELQEEVGVRANQLEYLMDAYASPGFTDEKLSLFLAQDLETSKLPLDSTEFLTFEEHNVEELYRMVLNFEIVDAKTIIAILYAHQLRTAGQK from the coding sequence ATGAGCGAGGAGAGAAACAACATCGAACGCACGATCAAAACGGAAGAAATCTATGACGGACGAATTGTCCATCTTCGCGTCGAAACGGTGGAATTGCCCAATATGGTTTATGCCAAACGGGAGATTGTATCGCATCAACGCGGCGTGGGCATGATTGTTTTAAAAGACGAAAACACGATGCTGATGGTACGTCAGTATCGAATTGCCGTGCGGGAGTCGCTTCTGGAAATTCCTGCCGGATTGGTTGAACCGGGTGAATCACCGCGTGATGCGGCACAGCGAGAATTGCAGGAAGAGGTTGGGGTAAGAGCAAATCAATTGGAGTACTTGATGGATGCCTACGCTTCTCCGGGTTTTACGGATGAAAAGCTCAGCCTTTTTCTGGCACAGGATCTCGAAACGTCCAAGCTTCCCTTGGATTCTACGGAATTTTTAACCTTTGAAGAGCATAATGTAGAAGAACTGTATCGTATGGTGCTGAATTTTGAAATCGTGGATGCCAAAACTATCATCGCGATCTTATATGCCCATCAACTTCGCACGGCGGGGCAGAAATAG